In Verrucomicrobiota bacterium, a genomic segment contains:
- a CDS encoding DUF2339 domain-containing protein: protein MFTGFLSTLLVCFNDRDSLMTSVVTGLVLAFNGALMSRRQSAATNPESASAALIFAFFPSAIWFMSILRHAPAAWEPPLLALLGLGLGLLALGIRYAEMGSMGRLYFVPAIGFGILQGLDRDSGIPWWSPTIVGFAATAACHVLKRPSVKSGTETGVQLWEAVLSLGVVSLITVWLQARFESGNWIIVASLTSLGLTAYGLGTGLRWMAGAAQLLQWLALITWAHGLFQAPVSAVASCVLILAGLVYARVSEHIAARVSPEQGARLRDLARVHDGTAILILLGWTCGTLDPAWLGGVWTGMAAALLALGWMSRRFRVLGCGMLLLAAAFVSLIVHHSSSDPASRLMIQMGAPLLMGVGLQQLARRYSNRIEVPENLQRVWIGALVLGFWFFTSRWTVSAMGGRVLETLGFVTMGLMIFAGGIGLHERGYRRGGLALLGFALGRALLVDVWTLSLPYRIVCCLGLGVALLVLGYFYNRFQDRLRPWL from the coding sequence ATTTTCACCGGATTCCTGTCCACTCTTCTGGTTTGTTTCAACGATCGCGACTCCCTCATGACCTCCGTGGTGACGGGACTGGTGCTTGCTTTCAACGGAGCGTTGATGTCCCGCCGGCAATCCGCCGCAACGAACCCGGAGTCTGCTAGCGCGGCGCTGATTTTTGCATTCTTTCCATCGGCCATCTGGTTCATGAGCATCCTGCGCCATGCACCCGCGGCCTGGGAGCCGCCCTTGCTCGCTCTCCTTGGTCTTGGCCTCGGTTTGCTGGCGCTCGGGATTCGCTATGCGGAAATGGGTTCCATGGGTCGGCTCTATTTCGTTCCTGCGATCGGATTCGGCATCCTGCAAGGGTTGGACCGGGATTCCGGAATTCCCTGGTGGTCTCCAACGATCGTGGGTTTCGCCGCCACGGCCGCCTGTCATGTCTTGAAGCGCCCAAGCGTCAAGTCTGGAACCGAGACTGGCGTCCAACTTTGGGAAGCTGTCTTGAGCTTGGGGGTGGTCAGCCTGATCACCGTGTGGCTGCAGGCTCGGTTTGAATCTGGAAACTGGATCATCGTCGCCTCGCTCACATCCCTTGGGCTGACAGCCTACGGCCTGGGAACTGGACTGCGATGGATGGCTGGGGCGGCCCAACTGCTTCAATGGCTGGCACTGATCACTTGGGCGCACGGGTTGTTTCAAGCACCGGTCTCCGCAGTTGCGAGTTGTGTTCTGATTTTGGCTGGGCTGGTTTATGCTCGTGTTTCCGAACATATCGCTGCGCGCGTTTCCCCGGAACAGGGAGCAAGACTTCGCGACTTGGCCAGGGTTCATGACGGCACAGCCATCCTCATTTTGCTTGGCTGGACCTGCGGAACTTTGGATCCCGCCTGGCTTGGAGGGGTCTGGACCGGCATGGCCGCCGCGTTGCTGGCGCTCGGCTGGATGAGCCGGCGATTTCGGGTTCTGGGCTGCGGAATGCTCCTGCTCGCGGCTGCCTTTGTGTCCCTCATCGTTCACCACTCCTCGAGCGATCCGGCATCCCGGCTGATGATCCAGATGGGGGCTCCGCTCCTGATGGGGGTTGGTCTGCAGCAACTGGCCCGGCGGTATTCGAACAGGATCGAAGTTCCAGAGAATCTGCAACGGGTTTGGATTGGAGCTCTGGTCCTCGGATTCTGGTTTTTCACTTCCCGATGGACTGTTTCTGCCATGGGCGGGCGAGTCCTCGAGACCCTTGGATTCGTCACCATGGGATTGATGATTTTTGCCGGCGGGATCGGATTGCACGAACGAGGCTACCGCCGTGGCGGGCTTGCCTTGCTTGGTTTTGCCCTTGGCCGCGCCTTGCTGGTGGACGTCTGGACCCTCAGCCTTCCTTATCGAATCGTTTGTTGCCTCGGATTGGGTGTTGCCCTTTTGGTGCTTGGCTACTTCTACAACCGGTTCCAGGACCGCCTTCGGCCATGGCTTTAA
- a CDS encoding squalene--hopene cyclase, whose amino-acid sequence MTARSRDVSHPDLPDRINQALRVTGTRLIQLRQPNGSWEGHLSSSALSTATAVFALKLQQRNTSEHNSDLDELISRGDAWLVAHANSDGGWGDTTASPSNLSTTTLVWSALRAGSAGKTDPRHVATLERAEAWIRQAAGGLEGNQLAKEIIARYGKDRTFSVPILTMAALAGCLGPEEHAWQHVIPLPFELAAFPRSWFATLRLPVVSYALPALIAIGLVHHRRQPSRWLPCRWVRNLATRRVLSVLAEIQPSNGGFLEATPLTSFVAMSLIGAGFDHHPVVLKAIEFLRKSARSDGSWPIDTNLAVWVSTLAVNAMGMSPWLKPPHPIPDPTERDLLLSWLLAAQFRHPHSYTQAPPGGWAWTPLPGGVPDADDTSGALIALRHLDPSGSRSSRAAATGLNWLRGLQNRDGGVPTFCRGWGTLPFDRSSPDITAHAVRAWTIWSEDFSPKHKLQIRRSITRALGFLQHSQQSNGSWIPLWFGSHHQKDETNPVYGTSRVVMALSSLNHRVFPQVPVMLRAALNWIASVRNEDGGWGGTQGAPSTLEETSLALEALAAGIIALGVSGEPLENIPSLPYLSPDDLRLQLRPGMGLPADPLHLQAARAGADWLTAKIQGAEDIIPTPIGFYFARLWYFEAAYPLVFSLAALHALKTLIEVLGEDRFIQENEPS is encoded by the coding sequence ATGACCGCGCGAAGCCGGGACGTTTCGCACCCGGACCTCCCCGATCGAATCAACCAAGCGCTCCGCGTCACGGGCACGCGGCTGATTCAACTCCGCCAACCCAATGGATCTTGGGAGGGCCATCTTTCTTCCAGCGCGCTTTCCACCGCGACCGCCGTGTTCGCGCTCAAGCTCCAGCAAAGGAACACTTCGGAACACAATTCCGACCTGGACGAATTGATCAGCCGGGGTGATGCCTGGCTTGTGGCTCACGCCAATTCCGACGGGGGATGGGGCGATACCACCGCCAGTCCTAGCAATCTGAGCACCACCACGCTGGTCTGGTCCGCCTTGCGGGCCGGTTCCGCGGGGAAGACCGATCCGCGGCATGTTGCCACCCTGGAGCGCGCGGAAGCCTGGATCCGCCAAGCTGCGGGCGGACTCGAGGGAAACCAGCTCGCGAAGGAAATCATCGCTCGCTACGGCAAAGATCGCACGTTTTCCGTTCCCATCCTCACCATGGCGGCGCTGGCGGGTTGCCTCGGTCCAGAAGAACATGCATGGCAGCACGTGATCCCGTTGCCCTTCGAGCTCGCCGCCTTTCCACGGTCCTGGTTCGCCACGTTGCGTCTCCCGGTGGTGAGTTACGCACTGCCCGCGTTGATTGCGATCGGGCTGGTTCATCATCGCCGACAACCTTCGCGCTGGCTTCCGTGCCGCTGGGTCCGAAACCTGGCCACCCGCAGGGTGCTCAGCGTGCTCGCGGAAATCCAACCTTCAAACGGGGGGTTCCTCGAGGCCACGCCGCTGACCAGCTTTGTCGCGATGAGTTTGATCGGGGCCGGATTCGACCACCACCCTGTCGTCCTGAAGGCCATCGAATTTCTGAGGAAATCGGCGCGATCGGACGGCAGTTGGCCCATCGATACGAATCTCGCCGTGTGGGTCTCGACCCTGGCCGTCAACGCCATGGGCATGAGCCCTTGGCTCAAGCCTCCCCATCCCATCCCCGATCCCACGGAAAGAGACTTGCTCCTCTCCTGGCTGCTCGCGGCTCAATTCCGCCATCCGCATTCCTACACGCAAGCTCCTCCGGGCGGTTGGGCCTGGACCCCTCTGCCGGGTGGAGTTCCAGACGCGGATGACACCTCCGGCGCCCTCATCGCTTTGCGACACCTCGATCCAAGCGGATCCCGTTCGTCAAGGGCGGCCGCCACGGGGCTGAACTGGCTGCGGGGGCTCCAGAATCGAGACGGAGGCGTGCCCACCTTTTGCCGCGGTTGGGGAACGCTGCCCTTCGATCGCAGCAGTCCGGACATCACCGCTCATGCCGTCCGGGCCTGGACGATTTGGAGCGAGGACTTCAGCCCCAAGCACAAACTTCAAATCCGGCGCTCCATCACGCGTGCTCTCGGCTTTCTCCAACATTCCCAGCAATCCAACGGGTCGTGGATCCCGCTGTGGTTCGGCAGCCATCACCAAAAGGATGAAACGAATCCGGTCTATGGAACTTCGCGCGTGGTGATGGCGCTGTCATCGCTCAATCATCGCGTCTTTCCCCAAGTGCCGGTGATGCTGCGCGCGGCACTGAACTGGATCGCCTCCGTGCGCAATGAGGATGGAGGTTGGGGCGGGACTCAGGGCGCTCCCTCGACCCTTGAAGAGACGTCCCTCGCTTTGGAGGCACTGGCGGCGGGCATCATTGCGCTTGGGGTTTCGGGCGAGCCCCTGGAAAATATCCCCAGCCTGCCCTATTTATCGCCCGACGATCTCCGCCTTCAGCTCCGCCCAGGGATGGGTTTGCCCGCCGACCCGCTCCATTTGCAAGCCGCCCGTGCCGGAGCCGACTGGCTGACCGCGAAGATCCAAGGGGCTGAGGACATCATCCCAACTCCGATTGGATTCTATTTTGCCAGGCTGTGGTACTTCGAGGCCGCGTATCCGTTGGTATTTTCCCTGGCCGCACTGCACGCCCTCAAAACCTTGATCGAAGTCCTGGGGGAGGATCGGTTCATCCAGGAAAACGAACCGTCCTGA
- a CDS encoding DUF393 domain-containing protein, with amino-acid sequence MSQSAPEQIIPSRSQEVPLPALARHLVLYDGDCSFCTFQMKLLTWLDWFHCLRLAPISDPEAVQYARGVTPDALFEAMHVVVRDGAIHRGARCIRFVSLRLPLLIPVGLLLWIPGVILIAEWVYKHVSRNRHLLSRWFGCKDACTLLPSRRSHGSSLDRTPSP; translated from the coding sequence ATGAGCCAAAGCGCTCCCGAGCAGATCATTCCCTCGCGTTCGCAAGAGGTTCCCTTGCCGGCGTTGGCGCGCCATCTGGTGCTTTATGACGGGGACTGCTCCTTCTGCACCTTTCAAATGAAGTTGCTGACCTGGCTGGATTGGTTCCACTGCTTGCGCCTTGCGCCGATCAGCGATCCTGAAGCGGTCCAATACGCGCGCGGGGTGACGCCGGACGCCCTTTTCGAAGCCATGCACGTGGTGGTTCGCGATGGCGCCATTCATCGGGGAGCCCGTTGCATCCGCTTTGTCAGCCTGCGCCTTCCCCTGCTGATCCCCGTCGGACTGTTGCTTTGGATTCCCGGCGTCATTCTGATCGCCGAATGGGTCTATAAGCACGTGAGCCGCAATCGCCATCTACTCAGCCGGTGGTTTGGCTGCAAGGATGCCTGCACCCTGCTGCCTTCCCGGCGGTCCCACGGGTCTTCGCTCGACCGCACGCCGTCCCCATGA
- a CDS encoding type II toxin-antitoxin system VapC family toxin: MLCPIDTDVLIEGVRADPEFISWLESVSEVASEDVVRGEFLLGVHAVPDPAKRRRGEEFYVERINGLASLASDPSD; this comes from the coding sequence ATGCTCTGTCCCATCGATACGGACGTTCTGATCGAAGGAGTGAGAGCTGATCCAGAGTTCATTTCCTGGCTCGAATCCGTCTCGGAAGTCGCCTCAGAGGATGTGGTGCGAGGCGAATTCCTGCTTGGCGTCCATGCGGTTCCCGACCCAGCCAAACGCAGGCGTGGGGAGGAGTTTTATGTCGAGCGCATCAATGGCCTGGCATCCTTGGCGAGTGATCCATCCGATTAG